Proteins encoded in a region of the Chelonoidis abingdonii isolate Lonesome George chromosome 2, CheloAbing_2.0, whole genome shotgun sequence genome:
- the NR4A3 gene encoding nuclear receptor subfamily 4 group A member 3 isoform X1, protein MPCVQAQYSPSPPGSSYAAQTYAYGSEYSSEIMNPDYTKLTMDLSSTEITATATTSLPSFSTFMEGYSGSYELKPSCLYQMQSASSSQRPLIKMEDSRLHSYHSSLPPSTDEGMPSTSMYFKQSPPSTPTTPVFPSHQASMWDETPHPLQPAQTCMAPSHLMDSAPMKTVPTRFPLFHFKHSPPHTPAAGAHMCYDPAALSLPLGSDRPTAGQATMENHPYGLPLAKRAAALAFSPLGLNAATSSLLGESSGSSSGLPSPPSRSSSSGEGTCAVCGDNAACQHYGVRTCEGCKGFFKRTVQKNAKYVCLANKNCPVDKRRRNRCQYCRFQKCLSVGMVKEVVRTDSLKGRRGRLPSKPKSPLQQEPSQPSPPSPPISMMNALVRALTDSTPRELDYSRYCSSDQAAAGTDAEHVQQFYNLLTASIDISRGWAEKIPGFTDLPKEDQTLLIESAFLELFVLRLSIRSDTAEDKFVFCNGLVLHRLQCLRGFGEWLESIKDFSLNLQSLNLDIPALACLSALSMITERHGLKEPKKVEELCNKITSSLKDHLAFSCQNEGQPLESAESKVLGVLADLRSLCTLGLQRIFYLKLEDLVPPPSIIDKLFLDTLPF, encoded by the exons ATGCCCTGTGTGCAAGCCCAGTATAGCCCTTCACCTCCTGGTTCCAGTTATGCAGCTCAGACCTACGCATATGGCTCAGAGTACAGCTCGGAGATCATGAATCCTGACTACACCAAACTGACCATGGACCTGAGCAGCACCGAGATCACTGCCACCGCCACCACCTCCCTGCCCAGCTTCAGCACCTTCATGGAGGGTTACTCTGGCAGCTATGAGCTCAAGCCCTCCTGCCTGTACCAAATGCAAtctgcctcctccagccagaGGCCCCTCATAAAAATGGAAGACAGCCGGCTACATAGTTACCACTCCTCACTGCCACCCTCCACAGATGAAGGGATGCCCAGCACCTCCATGTACTTCAAGCAGTCCCCGCCTTCCACGCCAACCACCCCTGTATTTCCTTCTCACCAGGCCTCCATGTGGGACGAAACCCCACATCCGCTGCAGCCTGCACAGACCTGCATGGCCCCCAGCCACTTGATGGACTCTGCCCCTATGAAGACTGTGCCCACCCGCTTCCCCCTCTTCCACTTCAAGCACTCGCCACCCCACACGCCTGCAGCTGGTGCCCACATGTGCTATGACCCTGCTGCCCTAAGCCTGCCTCTGGGATCTGACAGACCCACTGCCGGTCAAGCCACTATGGAGAACCATCCTTATGGGCTCCCCCTGGCCAAAAGAGCAGCCGCCTTAGCCTTCTCACCACTGGGCCTCAATGCAGCCACTTCCAGCCTCTTGGGTgagagcagtggcagcagcagtggcctgccttcccctcccagcaggaGCTCTTCATCTGGAGAAGGCACTTGCGCTGTGTGCGGGGACAATGCTGCCTGCCAACACTATGGGGTACGGACGTGCGAGGGGTGCAAGGGCTTCTTTAAG AGAACAgttcagaaaaatgcaaaatatgtttgTTTGGCAAATAAAAACTGTCCAGTGGATAAGAGACGTCGTAACAGATGCCAGTACTGCCGCTTTCAAAAGTGTCTCAGTGTCGGCATGGTTAAAGAAG TTGTCCGTACTGATAGCCTGAAAGGGAGAAGAGGTCGGCTGCCTTCCAAACCAAAGAGCCCTTTACAGCAGGAACCTTCCCAGCCCTCCCCACCTTCTCCTCCAATCAGTATGATGAATGCCCTAGTCCGCGCTTTAACTGACTCCACACCCCGAGAGCTTGATTATTCCAGA TACTGTTCCAGTGACCAGGCTGCTGCAGGCACAGATGCAGAACATGTACAACAGTTCTATAATCTTCTGACTGCCTCCATTGACATATCCAGGGGTTGGGCGGAAAAAATTCCAGGATTTACTGATCTCCCAAAGGAAGATCAGACGTTACTCATAGAATCAGCTTTTTTGGAGCTGTTTGTACTAAGACTCTCCATCAG atctGATACTGCTGAAGATAAGTTTGTATTCTGCAACGGACTTGTGCTTCATAGACTTCAGTGCCTTCGTGGATTTGGGGAGTGGCTCGAGTCAATTAAAGACTTTTCATTAAATTTACAGAGCCTTAACCTTGATATCCCAGCCTTAGCATGTTTATCAGCTCTAAGTATGATTACAG AACGACATGGATTAAAAGAACCAAAGAAAGTGGAAGAGCTATGCAACAAGATCACTAGCAGCTTAAAAGATCACTTAGCTTTCAGCTGCCAAAACGAAGGACAGCCACTTGAGTCTGCAGAGTCTAAAGTACTGGGTGTTCTTGCTGACTTGCGTTCTCTCTGCACACTGGGACTACAGCGCATCTTTTACCTGAAACTGGAAGATTTGGTGCCACCCCCTTCCATTATTGACAAGTTGTTTCTGGATACCCTACCTTTCTGA
- the NR4A3 gene encoding nuclear receptor subfamily 4 group A member 3 isoform X2, with protein sequence MPCVQAQYSPSPPGSSYAAQTYAYGSEYSSEIMNPDYTKLTMDLSSTEITATATTSLPSFSTFMEGYSGSYELKPSCLYQMQSASSSQRPLIKMEDSRLHSYHSSLPPSTDEGMPSTSMYFKQSPPSTPTTPVFPSHQASMWDETPHPLQPAQTCMAPSHLMDSAPMKTVPTRFPLFHFKHSPPHTPAAGAHMCYDPAALSLPLGSDRPTAGQATMENHPYGLPLAKRAAALAFSPLGLNAATSSLLGESSGSSSGLPSPPSRSSSSGEGTCAVCGDNAACQHYGVRTCEGCKGFFKRTVQKNAKYVCLANKNCPVDKRRRNRCQYCRFQKCLSVGMVKEVVRTDSLKGRRGRLPSKPKSPLQQEPSQPSPPSPPISMMNALVRALTDSTPRELDYSRI encoded by the exons ATGCCCTGTGTGCAAGCCCAGTATAGCCCTTCACCTCCTGGTTCCAGTTATGCAGCTCAGACCTACGCATATGGCTCAGAGTACAGCTCGGAGATCATGAATCCTGACTACACCAAACTGACCATGGACCTGAGCAGCACCGAGATCACTGCCACCGCCACCACCTCCCTGCCCAGCTTCAGCACCTTCATGGAGGGTTACTCTGGCAGCTATGAGCTCAAGCCCTCCTGCCTGTACCAAATGCAAtctgcctcctccagccagaGGCCCCTCATAAAAATGGAAGACAGCCGGCTACATAGTTACCACTCCTCACTGCCACCCTCCACAGATGAAGGGATGCCCAGCACCTCCATGTACTTCAAGCAGTCCCCGCCTTCCACGCCAACCACCCCTGTATTTCCTTCTCACCAGGCCTCCATGTGGGACGAAACCCCACATCCGCTGCAGCCTGCACAGACCTGCATGGCCCCCAGCCACTTGATGGACTCTGCCCCTATGAAGACTGTGCCCACCCGCTTCCCCCTCTTCCACTTCAAGCACTCGCCACCCCACACGCCTGCAGCTGGTGCCCACATGTGCTATGACCCTGCTGCCCTAAGCCTGCCTCTGGGATCTGACAGACCCACTGCCGGTCAAGCCACTATGGAGAACCATCCTTATGGGCTCCCCCTGGCCAAAAGAGCAGCCGCCTTAGCCTTCTCACCACTGGGCCTCAATGCAGCCACTTCCAGCCTCTTGGGTgagagcagtggcagcagcagtggcctgccttcccctcccagcaggaGCTCTTCATCTGGAGAAGGCACTTGCGCTGTGTGCGGGGACAATGCTGCCTGCCAACACTATGGGGTACGGACGTGCGAGGGGTGCAAGGGCTTCTTTAAG AGAACAgttcagaaaaatgcaaaatatgtttgTTTGGCAAATAAAAACTGTCCAGTGGATAAGAGACGTCGTAACAGATGCCAGTACTGCCGCTTTCAAAAGTGTCTCAGTGTCGGCATGGTTAAAGAAG TTGTCCGTACTGATAGCCTGAAAGGGAGAAGAGGTCGGCTGCCTTCCAAACCAAAGAGCCCTTTACAGCAGGAACCTTCCCAGCCCTCCCCACCTTCTCCTCCAATCAGTATGATGAATGCCCTAGTCCGCGCTTTAACTGACTCCACACCCCGAGAGCTTGATTATTCCAGA atctGA